The following proteins are encoded in a genomic region of Nitratireductor sp. GISD-1A_MAKvit:
- a CDS encoding Hsp20 family protein — protein sequence MRTTFDFSPLFRSSIGFDRLVNALEAASRVESIDNWPPYDIAKTDEDDYRITMAVAGFSEDELSITQEQNMLLVAGSKTTDENAQYLHRGIAGRSFQRRFQLADHVRVEGATLVNGLLTIDLRREIPEEMKPRRIAISSQEKTMQIEAPSHTNEQIAA from the coding sequence ATGAGAACCACTTTCGATTTTTCTCCCCTGTTCCGGTCGAGCATCGGCTTCGACCGTCTGGTCAATGCGCTGGAGGCAGCCAGCCGCGTCGAGAGCATCGACAACTGGCCGCCCTATGACATCGCAAAGACTGACGAAGACGACTACCGCATCACCATGGCGGTGGCCGGCTTCAGCGAAGACGAGCTTTCCATCACGCAGGAGCAGAACATGCTTCTCGTGGCGGGCAGCAAAACCACGGACGAGAATGCCCAGTATCTGCATCGCGGCATTGCCGGACGCTCGTTCCAGCGTCGCTTCCAGCTTGCAGACCACGTGCGAGTTGAAGGCGCGACTCTCGTCAACGGCCTCCTGACAATCGATCTTCGGCGTGAGATCCCGGAGGAGATGAAGCCTCGTCGGATTGCGATCTCGTCGCAGGAGAAGACGATGCAGATTGAAGCCCCTTCGCACACCAACGAGCAGATCGCAGCCTGA